Proteins encoded together in one Thermophilibacter immobilis window:
- a CDS encoding ABC transporter permease, with protein MGAVPILLAALGEVFSERAGLVNIGLEGIMGIGAFVAFAVGKLTGNLWLGLLAGMLAGMLVNLLYAFCTVTLCADQVVTGMAINVLVPAIALFGYNLFVGSNSANATGEQMASLSIPGLASMPYVGDAFFAQTPLAYLAFIMVPLVSLFFKRFRLGLSFRSVGENPHASETLGINVVRVKYAACIVCGALAAAGGAFLTLCYTPIYTDGIVMGRGFIALATVIFGRWSAVGALGASLLFGFFDGLNVALQAQFQAAPVMFFKMIPYLVTIIALIFFGSKHAGPKANGQPYLREQR; from the coding sequence ATGGGCGCGGTGCCCATCCTGCTCGCCGCGCTGGGCGAGGTCTTCTCTGAGCGCGCCGGTCTTGTGAACATTGGCCTCGAGGGCATCATGGGTATCGGAGCCTTCGTGGCGTTTGCCGTGGGAAAGCTTACCGGCAATCTGTGGCTTGGGCTCCTCGCGGGCATGCTCGCGGGCATGCTCGTTAACTTGCTCTATGCGTTCTGCACGGTTACGCTCTGCGCTGATCAGGTTGTCACAGGCATGGCCATTAACGTTCTTGTCCCTGCCATCGCCCTGTTCGGATACAACCTCTTTGTGGGGTCGAACTCGGCCAATGCTACGGGGGAGCAGATGGCGAGCCTGTCGATTCCGGGTCTCGCCTCTATGCCCTATGTGGGTGACGCATTCTTTGCCCAGACTCCCCTTGCGTACCTCGCCTTCATTATGGTGCCCCTGGTGTCGCTCTTCTTCAAGCGTTTTCGGTTGGGCCTCTCATTTCGCTCCGTTGGGGAGAACCCCCACGCTTCGGAGACGCTGGGTATCAACGTCGTTCGAGTCAAGTATGCTGCGTGCATCGTGTGCGGCGCCCTCGCTGCTGCCGGCGGAGCATTTCTCACGCTCTGCTACACGCCGATCTATACCGATGGCATCGTTATGGGACGTGGTTTCATCGCGCTCGCTACGGTGATCTTTGGCCGCTGGAGTGCTGTGGGAGCACTTGGTGCCAGCCTATTGTTCGGCTTCTTTGATGGTCTTAACGTGGCGCTGCAGGCCCAGTTCCAGGCAGCCCCCGTGATGTTCTTCAAGATGATTCCCTATCTGGTCACCATCATCGCGCTGATTTTCTTCGGCTCCAAGCATGCAGGCCCCAAGGCCAATGGCCAGCCTTATCTTCGCGAGCAGCGCTAG
- a CDS encoding BMP family lipoprotein has translation MSGTVTDGGWDQGHYESLKRAIDSHSGWEMLEPKESTANADAATAAQSYVDQDVDLIIGNGNQFASDWMEVVADALESHPNVHFLITNTDPVTEMTDYESLANVETVLPDFTQTGALAGVVAGLMTQTKNIGFISGMKLPSSLKKFSAYLAAARKIDPSIEGQYNFEAGFTDASLGTKLTEQWISTNDVDVMWGDASVVDDGARQALEHAGEDTHFDIAQPIDIVGPDQPTVVTSTVIDWMIGQAMDEVEAGSFGDGKVIEANMENGGIMLGSFSDKVSADIQAKIADYSDQIKSGSLLADEDISDIMGTLG, from the coding sequence ATGAGCGGCACCGTCACCGACGGCGGATGGGATCAAGGCCACTACGAATCTCTCAAGAGGGCCATCGACAGTCATTCGGGTTGGGAGATGCTCGAGCCCAAGGAGAGCACGGCCAATGCGGATGCCGCCACCGCCGCGCAGTCCTATGTCGACCAGGACGTTGACCTCATCATCGGCAACGGTAACCAATTCGCCTCGGACTGGATGGAGGTCGTGGCTGACGCTCTTGAGAGTCATCCCAATGTTCACTTCCTGATTACCAACACCGATCCTGTCACCGAGATGACAGACTATGAGAGCCTTGCCAACGTCGAGACGGTGCTCCCCGATTTCACGCAGACCGGAGCTCTTGCCGGTGTGGTCGCTGGTCTCATGACCCAGACCAAGAACATTGGGTTTATCAGCGGGATGAAGCTCCCGTCATCCCTCAAGAAGTTCTCTGCGTATCTTGCCGCAGCTAGGAAGATTGACCCATCCATCGAGGGGCAGTACAACTTCGAGGCCGGCTTCACGGATGCGTCGCTGGGAACCAAGCTGACCGAGCAGTGGATTAGCACGAACGACGTTGACGTTATGTGGGGGGATGCCTCTGTGGTCGATGACGGCGCTCGCCAGGCGCTCGAGCATGCCGGAGAGGACACGCACTTCGATATCGCCCAGCCAATTGACATCGTTGGCCCCGATCAGCCGACCGTCGTGACGTCTACCGTTATTGACTGGATGATCGGCCAGGCGATGGACGAGGTCGAGGCGGGCTCGTTCGGAGACGGCAAGGTCATAGAGGCCAATATGGAGAACGGTGGCATCATGCTCGGCTCGTTTTCCGACAAGGTTTCTGCTGACATCCAGGCCAAGATTGCGGACTACTCGGACCAGATCAAGTCTGGCTCGCTTCTGGCAGACGAGGACATCAGTGACATCATGGGGACTCTGGGGTAG